Proteins from one Escherichia coli genomic window:
- the can gene encoding carbonate dehydratase, which produces MKDIDTLISNNALWSKMLVEEDPGFFEKLAQAQKPRFLWIGCSDSRVPAERLTGLEPGELFVHRNVANLVIHTDLNCLSVVQYAVDVLEVEHIIICGHYGCGGVQAAVENPELGLINNWLLHIRDIWFKHSSLLGEMPQERRLDTLCELNVMEQVYNLGHSTIMQSAWKRGQKVTIHGWAYGIHDGLLRDLDVTATNRETLEQRYRHGISNLKLKHANHK; this is translated from the coding sequence ATGAAAGACATAGATACACTCATCAGCAACAATGCACTATGGTCAAAAATGCTGGTGGAAGAGGATCCCGGGTTTTTTGAGAAACTGGCGCAAGCGCAAAAACCGCGCTTTCTATGGATTGGATGTTCCGACAGTCGCGTTCCTGCAGAACGTTTAACCGGTCTTGAGCCGGGCGAACTCTTTGTTCACCGTAATGTTGCTAACCTGGTCATTCACACCGACCTGAACTGCCTTTCCGTGGTTCAGTATGCAGTGGATGTTCTCGAAGTTGAACACATTATTATCTGTGGCCACTACGGTTGCGGCGGCGTACAGGCCGCAGTTGAAAACCCGGAACTGGGGCTTATCAACAACTGGCTGCTGCACATTCGCGATATCTGGTTCAAACATAGCTCATTGCTTGGCGAAATGCCGCAAGAGCGCCGTCTGGATACCTTGTGCGAACTGAACGTCATGGAGCAGGTATATAACCTGGGCCACTCCACCATTATGCAATCAGCGTGGAAACGCGGGCAGAAAGTTACCATTCACGGCTGGGCCTACGGCATTCACGACGGTTTGCTGCGTGATCTGGATGTTACCGCCACCAACCGCGAAACCCTTGAACAACGTTACCGTCACGGGATTTCCAATCTCAAGCTGAAACACGCCAACCACAAATAA
- the rpnC gene encoding recombination-promoting nuclease RpnC → MDAPSTTPHDAVFKQFLMHAETARDFLDIHLPAELRELCDLDTLHLESGSFIEESLKGHSTDVLYSVQMQGNTGYLHVVIEHQSKPDKKMAFRMMRYSIAAMHRHLEADHDKLPLVVPILFYQGEATPYPLSMCWFDMFYSPELARRVYNSPFPLVDITITPDDEIMQHRRIAILELLQKHIRQRDLMLLLEQLVTLIDEGYTSGSQLVAMQNYMLQRGHTEQADLFYGVLRDRETGGESMMTLAQWFEEKGIEKGIEKGIEKGIQLGRQEERQEFALRLLSKGMSREDVAEMANLPLAELDKLIN, encoded by the coding sequence ATGGATGCACCGAGTACCACACCGCATGATGCGGTGTTTAAACAATTTTTAATGCACGCGGAAACGGCTCGCGACTTTCTGGATATCCATTTGCCAGCGGAGCTACGCGAACTGTGTGACCTCGACACGCTGCATCTTGAGTCGGGGAGTTTTATTGAAGAAAGCCTGAAAGGGCACAGCACTGACGTGCTCTATTCCGTGCAAATGCAGGGTAATACGGGCTATCTACATGTTGTGATTGAACACCAAAGCAAGCCGGATAAAAAAATGGCGTTTCGCATGATGCGTTATTCTATTGCTGCCATGCACCGGCATCTGGAGGCAGATCACGATAAGCTGCCGCTGGTGGTGCCGATTCTGTTTTATCAGGGCGAGGCCACACCTTATCCGCTCTCAATGTGCTGGTTTGATATGTTTTACTCGCCGGAGCTGGCGCGACGCGTCTATAACAGTCCTTTCCCGCTGGTGGATATCACTATCACACCGGATGACGAAATCATGCAACATCGGCGGATTGCGATTCTCGAACTGCTGCAAAAACATATTCGCCAGCGCGACTTAATGTTATTGCTGGAGCAACTGGTCACGCTGATTGACGAAGGGTACACTAGCGGAAGTCAGTTAGTTGCCATGCAAAACTATATGCTGCAACGCGGTCATACTGAACAAGCGGATTTGTTTTATGGTGTGCTGAGAGACAGGGAAACGGGAGGGGAGTCTATGATGACGTTGGCGCAGTGGTTTGAAGAGAAGGGAATTGAGAAGGGGATTGAGAAGGGGATTGAGAAGGGGATTCAGCTGGGAAGACAGGAGGAAAGGCAAGAATTCGCCCTGCGTCTTCTGAGTAAAGGAATGTCTCGGGAAGACGTTGCAGAGATGGCAAATTTACCTCTTGCTGAGCTTGATAAGCTGATTAACTAA
- the panD gene encoding aspartate 1-decarboxylase — protein sequence MIRTMLQGKLHRVKVTHADLHYEGSCAIDQDFLDAAGILENEAIDIWNVTNGKRFSTYAIAAERGSRIISVNGAAAHCASVGDIVIIASFVTMPDEEARTWRPNVAYFEGDNEMKRTAKAIPVQVA from the coding sequence ATGATTCGCACGATGCTGCAGGGCAAACTCCACCGCGTGAAAGTGACTCATGCGGACCTGCACTATGAAGGTTCTTGCGCCATTGACCAGGATTTTCTTGACGCAGCCGGTATTCTCGAAAACGAAGCCATTGATATCTGGAATGTCACCAACGGCAAGCGTTTCTCCACCTATGCCATCGCGGCAGAGCGCGGTTCGAGAATTATTTCTGTTAACGGTGCGGCGGCCCACTGCGCCAGCGTCGGCGATATTGTCATCATCGCCAGCTTCGTCACTATGCCGGATGAAGAAGCCCGTACATGGCGACCCAACGTTGCTTATTTTGAAGGCGACAATGAAATGAAACGTACCGCGAAAGCGATTCCAGTTCAGGTGGCCTGA
- the panB gene encoding 3-methyl-2-oxobutanoate hydroxymethyltransferase, protein MKPCTITLLQKCKQDKKRFATITAYDYSFAKLFAEEGLNVMLVGDSLGMTVQGHDSTLPVTVQDIAYHTAAVRRGAPNCLLLADLPFMAYSTPEQAFENAATVMRAGANMVKIEGGAWLVETVRMLTERAVPVCGHLGLTPQSVNIFGGYKVQGRGDEAGDQLLSDALALEAAGAQLLVLECVPVELAKRITEALAIPVIGIGAGNVTDGQILVMHDAFGITGGHIPKFAKNFLAETGDIRAAVRQYIAEVESGVYPGEEHSFH, encoded by the coding sequence ATGAAACCGTGTACCATCACCTTACTGCAGAAATGCAAACAGGACAAAAAACGCTTCGCGACAATAACCGCTTACGACTACAGCTTCGCTAAATTGTTTGCCGAAGAAGGACTTAACGTGATGTTGGTTGGCGATTCGCTGGGCATGACTGTTCAGGGGCACGACTCCACACTCCCGGTAACCGTTCAAGATATCGCCTACCACACTGCTGCCGTACGTCGTGGCGCACCAAATTGCCTGCTGCTGGCCGACCTGCCGTTTATGGCGTACTCCACCCCGGAACAGGCCTTTGAAAATGCCGCCACAGTAATGCGTGCCGGAGCCAATATGGTCAAAATTGAAGGCGGCGCATGGTTGGTTGAGACGGTACGAATGCTGACTGAACGCGCAGTTCCGGTTTGTGGTCATTTAGGTTTAACCCCACAGTCAGTGAATATATTTGGCGGCTACAAAGTACAAGGGCGTGGCGATGAAGCGGGCGATCAACTGCTCAGCGATGCGTTAGCCTTAGAAGCCGCTGGTGCACAGTTGCTGGTGCTGGAATGCGTGCCGGTTGAACTGGCGAAACGCATTACCGAAGCGCTGGCGATTCCGGTAATCGGTATTGGCGCGGGCAACGTCACCGACGGGCAAATCCTCGTGATGCACGACGCGTTCGGTATTACCGGCGGCCATATCCCTAAATTTGCAAAAAATTTCCTTGCTGAAACGGGCGACATCCGCGCAGCAGTGCGTCAGTATATAGCTGAAGTGGAGTCCGGTGTTTATCCGGGCGAAGAACACAGTTTCCATTGA
- the yadH gene encoding ABC transporter permease, giving the protein MMHLYWVALKSIWAKEIHRFMRIWVQTLVPPVITMTLYFIIFGNLIGSRIGDMHGFSYMQFIVPGLIMMSVITNAYANVASSFFGAKFQRNIEELLVAPVPTHVIIAGYVGGGVARGLFVGILVTAISLFFVPFQVHSWVFVALTLVLTAVLFSLAGLLNGVFAKTFDDISLVPTFVLTPLTYLGGVFYSLTLLPPFWQGLSHLNPIVYMISGFRYGFLGINDVPLVTTFGVLVVFIVAFYLICWSLIQRGRGLRS; this is encoded by the coding sequence ATGATGCATCTTTACTGGGTGGCACTAAAAAGCATCTGGGCGAAAGAGATCCATCGCTTTATGCGTATCTGGGTGCAGACGCTGGTGCCACCGGTCATCACCATGACCCTTTATTTTATTATCTTCGGTAACCTGATTGGTTCGCGCATCGGCGATATGCATGGCTTCAGCTATATGCAGTTCATCGTGCCGGGGCTGATCATGATGTCGGTAATCACCAATGCCTACGCCAACGTCGCTTCATCATTTTTTGGTGCCAAGTTTCAGCGTAATATTGAAGAGCTGCTGGTTGCACCCGTACCGACTCACGTGATTATTGCCGGATATGTCGGCGGTGGCGTAGCACGCGGACTGTTTGTTGGCATTCTGGTGACGGCAATTTCACTGTTTTTTGTGCCTTTTCAGGTACATTCGTGGGTATTTGTCGCTTTAACGCTGGTGCTCACGGCGGTGTTATTCTCCCTTGCTGGATTGCTGAACGGCGTGTTTGCCAAAACGTTCGATGACATCAGCCTGGTGCCAACCTTTGTGTTAACGCCACTCACGTATTTGGGCGGGGTCTTTTACTCCCTGACTTTGCTGCCGCCGTTCTGGCAGGGACTGTCGCACCTGAACCCGATCGTTTATATGATCAGTGGTTTCCGCTACGGCTTCCTCGGTATCAATGATGTGCCGCTGGTCACTACCTTTGGCGTACTGGTGGTCTTTATTGTGGCGTTTTATTTGATTTGCTGGTCGCTGATCCAACGTGGGCGTGGTCTGCGTAGCTAA
- the panC gene encoding pantoate--beta-alanine ligase: protein MLIIETLPLLRQQIRRLRMEGKRVALVPTMGNLHDGHMKLVDEAKARADVVVVSIFVNPMQFDRPEDLARYPRTLQEDCEKLNKRKVDLVFAPSVKEIYPNGTETHTYVDVPGLSTMLEGASRPGHFRGVSTIVSKLFNLVQPDIACFGEKDFQQLALIRKMVADMGFDIEIVGVPIMRAKDGLALSSRNGYLTAEQRKIAPGLYKVLSSIADKLQAGERDLDEIIAIAGQELNEKGFRSDDIQIRDADTLLEIAENSKRAVILVAAWLGDARLIDNKIVELA, encoded by the coding sequence GTGTTAATTATCGAAACCCTGCCGTTGCTGCGTCAGCAAATTCGCCGCCTGCGAATGGAAGGCAAACGCGTGGCGCTGGTGCCTACTATGGGTAACCTGCACGATGGTCATATGAAGCTGGTCGACGAAGCCAAAGCCCGCGCCGATGTGGTCGTCGTCAGTATTTTCGTTAACCCGATGCAGTTTGACCGCCCGGAAGATCTGGCTCGCTACCCACGCACCTTGCAGGAAGACTGCGAGAAGCTAAACAAACGTAAAGTGGATCTGGTTTTCGCTCCCTCGGTAAAAGAGATCTATCCGAACGGTACAGAAACCCACACCTATGTCGATGTTCCAGGCCTTTCCACCATGCTGGAAGGTGCCAGCCGCCCAGGACATTTTCGCGGCGTATCGACCATCGTCAGCAAACTGTTCAACCTGGTCCAGCCGGACATCGCCTGCTTCGGTGAAAAGGATTTTCAGCAACTGGCGCTGATCCGCAAAATGGTTGCCGATATGGGCTTCGATATTGAGATTGTCGGAGTGCCGATTATGCGCGCGAAAGACGGTCTGGCACTCAGTTCCCGTAACGGCTATCTGACGGCGGAACAACGTAAAATTGCGCCGGGTCTGTACAAGGTCTTAAGTTCAATTGCCGACAAATTGCAGGCTGGCGAACGGGATCTCGATGAAATTATTGCTATTGCCGGGCAAGAACTGAATGAAAAAGGTTTCCGTTCCGATGATATTCAGATTCGCGATGCCGACACCTTGCTGGAAATCGCTGAAAACAGCAAACGAGCTGTGATTCTGGTAGCCGCCTGGCTTGGCGATGCTCGCCTGATCGACAACAAAATCGTCGAACTGGCGTAA
- the yadI gene encoding PTS sugar transporter subunit IIA, producing the protein MLGWVITCHDDRAQEILDALEKKHGALLQCRAVNFWRGLSSNMLSRMMCDALHEADSGDGVIFLTDIAGAPPYRVASLLSHKHSRCEVISGVTLPLVEQMLAYRETLSSAEFRERIVELGAPEVSSLWHQQQKNPPFVLKHNLYEY; encoded by the coding sequence ATGCTAGGTTGGGTTATTACCTGTCACGATGATCGGGCGCAAGAGATACTGGATGCGCTGGAGAAAAAACACGGGGCGCTTCTTCAGTGCCGGGCCGTGAATTTCTGGCGCGGATTAAGTTCTAATATGCTCAGCCGTATGATGTGCGATGCTCTGCATGAAGCAGACTCTGGCGATGGGGTGATCTTTTTAACTGATATTGCCGGAGCGCCGCCGTACCGCGTGGCTTCGCTATTAAGCCACAAACACTCCCGCTGTGAAGTGATTTCTGGGGTAACGTTACCGTTAGTTGAACAGATGCTGGCCTACCGTGAAACATTATCCAGCGCTGAGTTTCGCGAGCGAATTGTCGAACTGGGTGCGCCGGAGGTCAGTAGTCTTTGGCACCAACAACAAAAAAATCCGCCTTTCGTCCTCAAACATAATTTGTATGAGTATTAA
- the gcd gene encoding quinoprotein glucose dehydrogenase codes for MAINNTGSRRLLVTLTALFAALCGLYLLIGGGWLVAIGGSWYYPIAGLMMLGVAWMLWRSKRAALWLYAALLLGTMIWGVWEVGFDFWALTPRSDILVFFGIWLILPFVWRRLVIPASGAVAALVVALLISGGILTWAGFNDPQEINGTLSADATPAEAISPVADQDWPAYGRNQEGQRFSPLKQINADNVHKLKEAWVFRTGDVKQPNDPGEITNEVTPIKVGDTLYLCTAHQRLFALDAASGKEKWHYDPELKTNESFQHVTCRGVSYHEAKAETASPEVMADCPRRIILPVNDGRLIAINAENGKLCETFANKGVLNLQSNMPDTKPGLYEPTSPPIITDKTIVMAGSVTDNFSTRETSGVIRGFDVNTGELLWAFDPGAKDPNAIPSDEHTFTFNSPNSWAPAAYDAKLDLVYLPMGVTTPDIWGGNRTPEQERYASSILALNATTGKLAWSYQTVHHDLWDMDLPAQPTLADITVNGQKVPVIYAPAKTGNIFVLDRRNGELVVPAPEKPVPQGAAKGDYVTPTQPFSELSFRPTKDLRGADMWGATMFDQLVCRVMFHQMRYEGIFTPPSEQGTLVFPGNLGMFEWGGISVDPNREVAIANPMALPFVSKLIPRGPGNPMEQPKDAKGTGTESGIQPQYGVPYGVTLNPFLSPFGLPCKQPAWGYISALDLKTNEVVWKKRIGTPQDSMPFPMPVPVPFNMGMPMLGGPISTAGNVLFIAATADNYLRAYNMSNGEKLWQGRLPAGGQATPMTYEVNGKQYVVISAGGHGSFGTKMGDYIVAYALPDDVN; via the coding sequence ATGGCAATTAACAATACCGGCTCGCGACGATTACTCGTCACGCTAACAGCCCTATTTGCAGCGCTTTGTGGGCTGTATCTTCTCATTGGCGGAGGCTGGTTGGTCGCGATCGGCGGCTCCTGGTACTACCCTATCGCTGGCCTTATGATGCTCGGCGTCGCCTGGATGCTGTGGCGCAGCAAACGCGCCGCACTTTGGCTTTACGCGGCATTGCTGCTTGGCACCATGATTTGGGGCGTCTGGGAAGTGGGTTTCGATTTCTGGGCGCTGACGCCGCGTAGCGACATTCTGGTCTTCTTTGGTATCTGGCTGATCCTGCCGTTTGTCTGGCGTCGCCTGGTCATTCCTGCCAGCGGCGCAGTTGCCGCGTTGGTGGTCGCGCTGTTGATTAGCGGTGGTATCCTCACCTGGGCCGGATTTAACGATCCACAGGAAATCAACGGCACCTTAAGCGCTGATGCTACACCTGCCGAAGCTATCTCCCCCGTTGCCGATCAAGACTGGCCTGCCTATGGTCGCAATCAGGAAGGTCAACGCTTTTCACCACTGAAACAAATTAACGCTGATAACGTCCACAAGCTGAAAGAAGCCTGGGTGTTCCGTACAGGCGATGTGAAACAGCCGAACGATCCGGGCGAAATCACCAATGAAGTGACGCCGATTAAAGTAGGCGACACGCTTTACCTGTGTACCGCTCACCAGCGTTTGTTTGCGCTCGATGCCGCCAGCGGCAAAGAGAAATGGCATTACGATCCTGAGCTGAAAACCAACGAGTCTTTCCAGCATGTAACCTGCCGTGGTGTCTCTTATCATGAAGCCAAAGCAGAAACTGCTTCGCCGGAAGTGATGGCGGATTGCCCGCGTCGTATCATTCTCCCGGTCAATGATGGCCGCCTGATTGCGATTAACGCTGAAAACGGCAAGCTGTGCGAAACCTTTGCCAATAAAGGCGTACTCAATCTGCAAAGCAATATGCCGGACACCAAACCGGGTCTGTATGAGCCGACTTCACCACCGATTATCACTGATAAAACCATCGTGATGGCGGGTTCCGTCACTGATAACTTCTCAACCCGCGAAACGTCTGGCGTGATCCGTGGTTTTGATGTCAATACCGGGGAGCTGTTGTGGGCCTTTGATCCAGGCGCGAAAGATCCGAACGCAATCCCGTCTGACGAACACACCTTTACCTTTAACTCGCCAAACTCGTGGGCACCTGCGGCCTATGACGCGAAGCTGGATCTGGTGTATCTGCCGATGGGTGTGACCACGCCAGATATCTGGGGCGGTAACCGCACCCCAGAACAGGAACGTTATGCCAGCTCGATTCTGGCGCTGAATGCCACTACCGGGAAACTGGCGTGGAGCTATCAGACCGTTCACCACGACCTGTGGGATATGGATCTTCCAGCACAGCCAACGCTGGCAGATATCACCGTTAATGGTCAAAAAGTTCCGGTTATTTACGCTCCAGCGAAAACTGGCAACATTTTTGTGCTTGATCGCCGCAATGGTGAACTGGTGGTTCCGGCCCCGGAAAAACCGGTGCCGCAAGGCGCAGCGAAAGGTGATTACGTGACCCCTACTCAACCCTTCTCGGAACTGAGCTTCCGTCCGACGAAAGATTTGAGAGGTGCGGATATGTGGGGAGCCACCATGTTTGACCAACTGGTGTGCCGCGTGATGTTCCACCAGATGCGCTATGAAGGCATTTTCACCCCGCCATCTGAACAGGGTACGCTGGTCTTCCCGGGTAACCTGGGGATGTTCGAATGGGGCGGGATTTCCGTTGATCCGAATCGTGAAGTGGCAATTGCCAACCCAATGGCGCTGCCGTTTGTTTCAAAACTGATCCCTCGCGGTCCAGGCAACCCGATGGAACAGCCGAAAGATGCCAAAGGCACGGGTACGGAATCCGGCATTCAGCCACAGTACGGCGTACCGTATGGCGTTACGCTCAACCCGTTCCTTTCGCCGTTTGGTCTGCCATGTAAACAGCCAGCATGGGGCTATATCTCGGCGTTGGATCTGAAAACCAACGAAGTGGTGTGGAAGAAACGCATTGGTACGCCGCAGGACAGCATGCCGTTCCCGATGCCCGTTCCGGTGCCGTTCAATATGGGTATGCCGATGCTGGGCGGGCCAATCTCCACGGCGGGTAACGTGCTGTTTATCGCCGCTACGGCAGATAACTACCTGCGCGCTTACAACATGAGCAACGGTGAAAAACTGTGGCAGGGCCGTTTACCGGCGGGTGGTCAGGCAACACCGATGACCTATGAAGTGAATGGTAAGCAGTATGTGGTGATCTCCGCAGGCGGTCACGGTTCATTTGGTACGAAGATGGGCGACTATATTGTGGCTTATGCGTTGCCGGATGATGTGAATTAA
- the yadE gene encoding polysaccharide deacetylase family protein, giving the protein MYKQAVILLLMLFTTSVSAALPARYMQTIENAAVWAQIGDKMVTVGNIRAGQIIAVEPTAASYYAFNFGFGKGFIDKGHLEPVQGRQKVEDGLGDLNKPLSNQNLITWKDTPVYNAPSVGSAPFGVLADNLRYPILHKLKDRLNQTWYQIRIGDRLAYISALDAQPDNGLPVLTYHHILRDEENTRFRHTSTTTSVRAFNNQMAWLRDRGYATLSMTQLEGYVQNNINLPARAVVITFDDGLKSVSRYAYPVLKHYGMKATAFIVTSRIKRHPQKWDPKSLQFMSISELNEIRDVFDFQSHTHFLHRIDGYRRPILLSRSEHNILFDFARSRRALAQFNPHVLYLSYPFGGFNDKAVKAAREAGFHLAVTTMKGKVKPGDNPLLLKRLYILRTDSLETMSRLVSNQPQG; this is encoded by the coding sequence ATGTATAAACAAGCTGTTATTCTCCTGCTGATGCTGTTTACCACAAGCGTCAGTGCCGCATTACCTGCCCGTTATATGCAAACCATCGAAAATGCCGCGGTCTGGGCGCAAATTGGCGACAAAATGGTGACAGTAGGGAATATTCGGGCCGGACAAATCATTGCCGTGGAGCCCACTGCCGCAAGTTATTACGCATTTAATTTTGGCTTTGGCAAAGGGTTTATCGATAAAGGTCATCTCGAGCCGGTTCAGGGGCGACAAAAAGTTGAAGACGGTTTGGGTGACCTCAACAAGCCGCTGAGTAATCAGAACTTAATAACCTGGAAAGATACGCCGGTTTATAACGCGCCGAGTGTGGGCAGTGCGCCATTTGGGGTACTGGCGGACAATTTGCGTTATCCGATTTTGCATAAACTGAAAGATAGGTTAAACCAAACCTGGTATCAGATCCGTATTGGCGATCGACTGGCCTATATCAGCGCGCTGGATGCCCAACCCGACAATGGCCTGCCGGTGCTAACCTATCATCATATTCTGCGCGACGAAGAAAACACCCGTTTTCGCCATACTTCGACGACCACCTCGGTACGCGCCTTCAATAACCAGATGGCCTGGCTGCGCGACAGGGGGTACGCGACACTGAGCATGACGCAGCTGGAAGGTTACGTGCAGAATAACATTAATCTCCCGGCACGTGCCGTGGTGATTACCTTTGATGATGGTCTCAAGTCGGTTAGCCGCTATGCGTATCCTGTGTTGAAACACTATGGTATGAAGGCGACGGCATTTATTGTTACCTCGCGCATCAAACGTCACCCGCAGAAATGGGATCCAAAATCGCTGCAATTTATGAGCATTTCTGAGCTTAACGAAATTCGTGATGTATTTGATTTCCAGTCACATACTCATTTTTTGCATCGGATAGATGGCTATCGCCGCCCCATATTACTGAGCCGTAGTGAGCACAATATTCTGTTTGATTTTGCGCGATCGCGTCGGGCGCTGGCGCAGTTTAATCCACATGTCTTGTATCTTTCTTATCCGTTTGGCGGTTTTAATGACAAAGCGGTGAAGGCGGCACGTGAAGCCGGATTTCATCTGGCAGTGACCACCATGAAAGGCAAAGTAAAACCGGGGGATAATCCGTTGTTACTAAAACGGCTTTATATCTTAAGAACGGATTCGCTGGAGACGATGTCGCGGCTGGTGAGTAACCAGCCGCAGGGGTGA
- the yadG gene encoding ABC transporter ATP-binding protein, whose amino-acid sequence MTIALELQQLKKTYPGGVQALRGIDLQVEAGDFYALLGPNGAGKSTTIGIISSLVNKTSGRVRVFGYDLEKDVVNAKRQLGLVPQEFNFNPFETVQQIVVNQAGYYGVERKEAYIRSEKYLKQLDLWGKRNERARMLSGGMKRRLMIARALMHEPKLLILDEPTAGVDIELRRSMWGFLKDLNDKGTTIILTTHYLEEAEMLCRNIGIIQHGELVENTSMKALLAKLKSETFILDLAPKSPLPKLDGYQYRLVDTATLEVEVLREQGINSVFTQLSEQGIQVLSMRNKANRLEELFVSLVNEKQGDRA is encoded by the coding sequence ATGACCATTGCACTGGAACTTCAACAGCTTAAAAAAACCTATCCAGGCGGCGTTCAGGCGCTTCGTGGAATCGATTTGCAGGTCGAAGCGGGTGATTTTTATGCGCTTCTCGGGCCGAACGGGGCCGGGAAATCAACCACTATTGGTATTATCAGCTCTCTGGTAAATAAAACCTCCGGGCGGGTCCGCGTATTTGGTTACGATCTCGAGAAGGATGTCGTTAACGCTAAACGTCAGTTGGGGCTGGTGCCGCAGGAATTTAACTTCAACCCGTTTGAAACCGTACAGCAAATTGTGGTGAATCAGGCGGGGTACTATGGTGTAGAGCGCAAAGAAGCGTACATCCGTAGCGAAAAGTATCTTAAACAGCTCGATTTATGGGGAAAACGTAACGAACGTGCGCGTATGTTATCTGGCGGGATGAAGCGCCGTTTAATGATTGCCCGCGCGCTGATGCACGAACCTAAACTGCTGATTCTTGACGAACCGACCGCAGGCGTGGATATCGAACTTCGCCGCTCGATGTGGGGATTTTTGAAGGATTTAAACGACAAAGGCACCACCATCATTCTTACCACGCATTACCTGGAAGAAGCAGAAATGCTGTGTCGCAATATCGGCATTATTCAACACGGTGAGCTGGTGGAAAATACCTCGATGAAGGCGCTGCTGGCGAAGCTGAAATCGGAAACTTTTATTCTCGATCTCGCGCCGAAAAGCCCATTACCGAAGCTCGATGGCTATCAGTATCGACTGGTCGATACCGCTACGCTGGAAGTTGAAGTGCTGCGTGAGCAGGGGATCAACAGTGTATTCACGCAGTTAAGTGAGCAGGGTATTCAGGTATTAAGTATGCGTAACAAAGCTAACCGTCTGGAAGAGCTGTTTGTTTCACTGGTTAATGAAAAACAAGGAGATCGCGCATGA
- the hpt gene encoding hypoxanthine phosphoribosyltransferase → MKHTVEVMIPEAEIKARIAELGRQITERYKDSGSDMVLVGLLRGSFMFMADLCREVQVSHEVDFMTASSYGSGMSTTRDVKILKDLDEDIRGKDVLIVEDIIDSGNTLSKVREILSLREPKSLAICTLLDKPSRREVNVPVEFIGFSIPDEFVVGYGIDYAQRYRHLPYIGKVVLLDE, encoded by the coding sequence ATGAAACATACTGTAGAAGTAATGATCCCCGAAGCGGAGATTAAAGCGCGTATCGCCGAACTGGGTCGTCAGATTACTGAGCGTTACAAAGACAGCGGCAGCGATATGGTGCTGGTAGGCCTGCTGCGTGGCTCATTTATGTTTATGGCGGACCTGTGCCGTGAAGTTCAGGTATCTCATGAAGTCGATTTTATGACCGCCTCCAGCTACGGTAGCGGCATGTCCACCACCCGCGATGTGAAAATCCTCAAAGATCTGGATGAAGATATCCGTGGCAAGGACGTGCTGATTGTTGAAGATATCATCGACTCGGGTAATACACTGTCGAAAGTGCGTGAAATCTTAAGCCTGCGCGAACCGAAGTCGCTGGCGATTTGTACGCTGCTGGATAAACCGTCCCGTCGTGAAGTGAACGTCCCGGTAGAATTTATCGGTTTCTCGATCCCGGATGAGTTTGTGGTGGGTTACGGCATTGATTACGCTCAGCGTTACCGCCATCTGCCGTACATCGGCAAAGTAGTGCTGCTGGACGAGTAA